One window from the genome of Lynx canadensis isolate LIC74 chromosome E3, mLynCan4.pri.v2, whole genome shotgun sequence encodes:
- the FAM234A gene encoding protein FAM234A — protein sequence MMGSKDLEAEIHPLKNEDKRLQENLGSQTTKEDNLKGLPRQPGLSGCRTVAFFLSLFVCLFVVFVVSFIIPCPDRPASQGTWRVYYNAAVTYDFLATEDINRDRIQDVLFLYKNTNSSNNSNLSCADEGFSSPCTFVAAVSGANGSVLWERPAAQDGALVQCAVPQPQGGRTSSACILVGRPSSFVAVDVFTGETLWSHPSSFGGNASILSSLFRLPDVDADGAPDLLVLTQEEKEVSGYIYSGSTGHQIGHRGSLGVGGTSGSLLHVTRMGAHYILFPCASSLCGRSVKGLHETVTGRGSPLKRDPLWEGMLNATTHGLLWRSPGAIRYLMTVPGKVGEDLLLVSSEACVLLDGQELAPRWIFSAARVLRRPILGYYKPDTLAVVIENGTGIDRQILLLDLSTGAVLWNQALPGLPGDPQSASLPTADHRSAFFFWGLHELMGTNQTVQEPGDTQHSLYMFHPTVPGVLLELANISANIVAFQAVLFEPSRHAAYVLLTGPTRQDAPGVVSVAKHKVRDLVPSSRVVRLVEGGPDSDQAVRDRFSGLRYRSEA from the exons ATGATGGGCAGCAAGGACTTAGAAGCTGAAATCCATCCCTTGAAGAACGAAGACAAGAGGTTGCAGGAGAATCTGGGAAGCCAAACGACAAAGGAGGACAACCTGAAAGGCTTGCCTCGGCAGCCCGGCCTCTCCGGCTGCCGGACAGTGGcgttttttctttcactgtttgtCTGCCTTTTTGTGGTGTTCGTGGTCTCGTTCATCATCCCCTGTCCGGACCGGCCTGCGTCCCAGGGGACATGGAGGGTCTACTACAACGCAGCAG TCACCTATGACTTTCTGGCTACAGAAGACATAAACAGGGACAGGATCCAAGACGTTCTCTTTCTgtataaaaataccaacagcagcAACAATTCCAACCTGTCCTGCGCTGACGAAG GCTTTTCTTCCCCCTGCACCTTTGTGGCCGCTGTGTCAGGGGCCAATGGCAGCGTGCTCTGGGAGAGGCCCGCAGCCCAGGACGGCGCCCTTGTGCAGTGTGCTGTCCCACAGCCACAGGGCGGCAGGACATCGTCTGCCTGCATCCTCGTGGGCAGACCCAGTTCCTTCGTCGCCGTGGACGTGTTCACAG GGGAGACCCTGTGGAGCCACCCCAGTAGCTTTGGAGGGAACGCTTCCATCCTGAGCTCTTTATTCCGACTGCCCGACGTCGATGCTGACGGGGCTCCAGACCTGCTGGTTCTCacccaggaggagaaggag GTTAGCGGCTACATCTATTCAGGCAGCACTGGTCACCAGATTGGCCACCGAGGCAGCCTTGGTGTGGGTGGGACCAGTGGCTCCCTCCTCCATGTCACCAGGATGGGTGCTCACTACATCCTTTTCCCTTGCG CAAGCTCCCTCTGTGGTCGCTCTGTGAAGGGTCTCCACGAGACGGTGACCGGGAGAGGGAGCCCACTGAAGAGAGACCCGCTCTGGGAGGGCATGCTCAACGCCACCACCCACGGGCTGCTTTGGCGCAG CCCTGGAGCCATCCGCTACCTGATGACCGTTCCAGGGAAGGTGGGTGAGGACCTCCTCCTCGTGAGTTCAGAAGCCTGTGTGCTGTTGGACGGGCAGGAGCTGGCACCCAGGTGGATCTTCAGCGCAGCCCGGGTCCTGAG AAGACCCATCCTTGGCTACTACAAACCTGACACCTTGGCTGTGGTCATTGAAAATGGAACCGGCATTGACAGACAG ATCCTGCTCCTGGACCTCAGCACAGGGGCCGTCCTGTGGAACCAGGCCCTCCCGGGCCTCCCTGGGGACCCGCAGTCCGCCAGCCTGCCAACCGCAGACCACCGCTCAGCCTTCTTCTTCTGGGGTCTCCACGAGCTGATGGGCACCAACCAGACAGTACAG GAGCCCGGAGACACCCAGCACAGCCTGTACATGTTCCACCCCACTGTGCCCGGCGTCCTGCTGGAGCTGGCCAACATCTCCGCCAACATCGTTGCCTTCCAAG CGGTCCTGTTTGAGCCAAGCCGCCACGCTGCCTACGTCCTCCTGACGGGCCCCACTCGCCAAGACGCTCCTGGCGTGGTCTCTGTAGCCAAGCACAAGGTGCGGGACCTCGTCCCGAGCAGTAGGGTGGTTCGCCTGGTCGAGGGCGGGCCCGACAGTGACCAGGCGGTCCGGGACCGGTTCTCCGGCCTGCGGTACCGCAGCGAGGCCTAG